The segment ACGTCGGACAAACGGTTTGCATTGTCGAGGCGATGAAGCTGATGAACGAGATCGAGTCGGACGTGAAGGGTCGGATCACCAGCATCCTCGTCGAAAACGCCCAGCCCGTCGAATACGGGCAGGTTCTGTTCCTGGTTGAAGCCGACAGCGCCGCGTAGCCAGCGTCGCGGGGGAATCGAATGAACGTAAAACGCGTCCTGCAGAAAATGGTGGAGCTTAAAGCCTCGGACCTGCACCTGAAGGTCGGCACCAAGCCGACCGCCCGCGTGAACGGGGAGCTCGTCGCGATCGAGGAGCCGGCGCCCACGCAGCAGGACCTCGAGGCGATCGTGGACCAGATCCTGACGCCGAAGCAGAAGAAGGTGTTCGAGGATACGAAGGAGGTCGATTTCGCGTTCGGCGTGACCGGGCTGGCCCGGTTCCGTACGAACTTCTTCCAGCAGCGCGGCACCTTCGCGATGGTCTTCCGCCAGGTTCCGGCCACGATCCCTGCGTTCGAGGAGCTGAACCTTCCTCCGGTGATCGAGGAGCTGGCCAGCCGCCAGCGCGGGCTCATCCTCGTCTGCGGCACCGTCGGGAGCGGGAAGTCGACCACCCTCGCCGCCATGATCGACTCGCTGAACCGGCGCGAAGCGAAGAACGTCATCACGATCGAGGATCCGGTCGAGTTCCTCTTCCGCGACAAGAAGAGCACGATCTCGCAGCGGGAGGTCGGCCTCGACACCGCCAGCTTCTCCGAAGGGCTGAAGCACGTCCTCCGCCAGGACCCCGACGTGATCCTGATCGGGGAAATCCGCGAT is part of the Candidatus Eisenbacteria bacterium genome and harbors:
- a CDS encoding type IV pilus twitching motility protein PilT, with product MNVKRVLQKMVELKASDLHLKVGTKPTARVNGELVAIEEPAPTQQDLEAIVDQILTPKQKKVFEDTKEVDFAFGVTGLARFRTNFFQQRGTFAMVFRQVPATIPAFEELNLPPVIEELASRQRGLILVCGTVGSGKSTTLAAMIDSLNRREAKNVITIEDPVEFLFRDKKSTISQREVGLDTASFSEGLKHVLRQDPDVILIGEIRDPDTMRTALMAADTGHLVLSTLHTVDAPQTINRIISFFPPHEHDEIRFMLAATLQAVVALRLIPRSDQPGRVPAVEVMMVTATIREYLQDRDKISLIQGVISEGVSQYGMQTFDQSIMKAYTDEKISLENALRFCSNPTEFELRVKGIHSTSDESWKSFERQKQETT